Proteins co-encoded in one Helicobacter sp. 11S03491-1 genomic window:
- a CDS encoding FAD-linked oxidase C-terminal domain-containing protein, with the protein MIEIKHQKELKNIVGDENFHNDKAHLLAYCYDATKERYEPDCVIYPRNEIDVSKILKYCNDHQIPIIPRGAGSGFTGGALPVRGGVILAMEKYFNKILEIDEKNLIARVQPGVVNKHFQEAVEKIGLFYPPDPASQEYSTLGGNVSENAGGMRAAKYGITKDYVMALRAILPNGEIIRAGKKTIKDVAGYNIVGILTASEGSLAVITEITLKLIAKPKCKQTAMGIFPTIQSAMNAVYETMASGVTPVAMEFLDNLTICAVEEKFQKGLPTQAGAILITQVDGNISEDVQWQLKQIEEKFQKNGCEKFQIAQNNAEEENLWFARRNASQSIAIYGKKKLNEDITVPRSRLPELLQRISEVSKKYGFKIPCFGHTGDGNVHTNVMVVDNTDEEQLKKGYEAIEEIFKITIELEGTLSGEHGIGLSKAPFMSLAFSPSEMELFRTIKKAFDPHNILNPGKMGL; encoded by the coding sequence ATGATTGAAATAAAACACCAAAAAGAACTAAAAAATATTGTTGGGGATGAGAATTTTCATAATGACAAAGCACATTTGCTTGCTTATTGTTATGACGCCACCAAGGAACGTTACGAGCCTGATTGCGTAATTTATCCTCGAAATGAAATAGATGTAAGTAAAATATTAAAATATTGTAATGATCATCAAATCCCTATTATCCCCAGAGGTGCAGGAAGTGGTTTTACAGGAGGAGCATTACCGGTTAGGGGCGGGGTTATTTTAGCAATGGAAAAATATTTTAATAAAATTTTAGAAATTGATGAAAAAAATCTAATTGCAAGAGTGCAACCCGGTGTTGTTAATAAACATTTTCAAGAGGCAGTTGAAAAAATAGGATTATTTTATCCGCCTGATCCTGCCAGCCAAGAGTATAGTACATTAGGAGGGAATGTTAGTGAAAATGCCGGGGGTATGCGTGCTGCAAAATACGGCATTACAAAAGATTATGTCATGGCACTTCGGGCAATTTTACCTAATGGAGAAATTATTCGAGCAGGCAAAAAAACAATCAAAGATGTTGCCGGATATAATATTGTAGGTATTTTGACAGCCTCTGAGGGGAGTTTGGCAGTTATTACCGAAATCACTCTCAAACTCATTGCAAAACCCAAATGCAAACAAACAGCTATGGGAATATTCCCAACTATTCAATCAGCGATGAATGCTGTTTATGAAACTATGGCAAGTGGAGTAACGCCTGTAGCAATGGAGTTTTTAGATAATCTTACCATCTGTGCTGTTGAAGAAAAATTTCAAAAAGGTTTGCCTACACAAGCAGGAGCAATACTTATTACGCAAGTGGATGGAAATATCTCGGAAGATGTTCAATGGCAATTAAAACAAATTGAAGAAAAATTTCAAAAAAATGGTTGTGAAAAATTTCAAATTGCTCAAAATAATGCAGAGGAAGAGAATCTATGGTTTGCCAGACGCAATGCCTCTCAAAGTATTGCCATATATGGCAAAAAAAAGCTTAATGAAGATATTACCGTCCCTCGCTCCAGACTCCCTGAGTTATTGCAAAGAATTTCAGAAGTAAGTAAAAAATATGGATTCAAAATTCCTTGTTTTGGGCATACCGGTGATGGCAACGTGCATACAAATGTAATGGTAGTTGATAACACTGATGAAGAACAACTCAAAAAAGGTTATGAAGCAATTGAAGAAATTTTTAAAATTACTATAGAGCTTGAAGGCACTCTTAGCGGAGAACATGGCATAGGTTTATCAAAAGCGCCCTTTATGTCTCTAGCTTTTAGCCCATCAGAAATGGAACTTTTCAGGACAATCAAGAAAGCATTTGATCCTCATAATATCCTTAATCCGGGAAAAATGGGCTTATAA
- a CDS encoding plasminogen-binding N-terminal domain-containing protein, with amino-acid sequence MLKIFFGTLSMILLCIAINADALNEPVSIAIQKIDLKEKTATFPSYDLQVGETGFVLTKLSDYNIISAKLQIMSIENGVAIAKISNFDAMNQKYLPTPRVDPRIGDMAIFHELNNKAFLIAPDATTYEKIKSGLKGVSLMNSDLLMGYLNDYGGFDPKPKFLTKACNVYSVGLLYIVGTNIVNILDCQSLTLLKTIPFDTSKVSKTIAPFFSRLEEVKTGSLASLFYGKKSKDYFKFYDSLVQKGLEFK; translated from the coding sequence ATGCTAAAGATTTTTTTTGGCACTCTATCGATGATTCTACTTTGTATAGCAATCAATGCAGATGCACTTAATGAACCTGTATCTATCGCTATACAAAAAATAGATCTTAAAGAAAAAACGGCGACTTTTCCATCTTATGATCTTCAAGTTGGCGAAACCGGTTTTGTTCTAACAAAACTTAGCGATTACAATATTATTTCTGCAAAACTACAAATCATGTCTATTGAAAATGGGGTTGCCATTGCAAAAATAAGTAATTTTGATGCCATGAACCAAAAATATTTACCCACACCACGTGTAGATCCAAGAATAGGTGATATGGCAATTTTTCATGAACTCAACAACAAAGCTTTTTTGATCGCTCCTGATGCAACTACTTATGAAAAAATAAAATCCGGTCTCAAGGGTGTTTCTTTAATGAATTCGGATTTATTAATGGGGTATTTGAATGATTATGGAGGTTTTGATCCCAAGCCAAAATTTTTAACTAAAGCTTGCAATGTTTATAGTGTTGGGTTGCTTTATATTGTTGGGACAAACATAGTTAATATCCTGGATTGCCAAAGTTTAACTCTGCTAAAAACAATTCCTTTTGATACTTCAAAAGTTAGTAAAACTATAGCCCCATTTTTTTCACGTCTGGAAGAAGTTAAAACAGGAAGTCTTGCAAGTTTATTCTATGGCAAAAAATCAAAAGATTATTTTAAATTCTATGATAGCTTAGTCCAAAAAGGTTTGGAATTCAAATGA
- a CDS encoding NUDIX domain-containing protein, translated as MKYFPDTLSKVNFDSIKFEECIDSVYVQPKRITYIENGKKKIWDIINSHDSVSILLYHQDFDSFVIVRQFRPAIYLKNQDGYTYELCAGLIDKEGKSIEQIATEEILEECGYQINPQRLHKIITFYTSTGISGSKQTIFFAIITQKDKLTQGGGIDDECIEVLFLSLKNAKQFINDDSIIKTSGLVYAIKWYLDNFTKEIKC; from the coding sequence ATGAAATATTTTCCGGATACTTTATCTAAAGTCAATTTTGATTCTATAAAATTTGAAGAATGCATTGATTCTGTCTATGTGCAGCCCAAGCGAATTACCTATATAGAAAATGGTAAAAAAAAGATTTGGGATATTATTAATTCTCATGATAGTGTCTCAATATTACTATACCATCAAGATTTTGATAGTTTTGTAATTGTTAGGCAATTTCGTCCGGCCATATACCTCAAAAATCAAGATGGCTATACCTACGAATTATGCGCAGGGCTTATTGACAAAGAAGGCAAGAGTATTGAACAGATTGCCACAGAAGAAATACTTGAAGAATGCGGATATCAAATTAATCCCCAACGTCTCCATAAAATTATTACATTTTATACTTCTACAGGCATTAGCGGGAGCAAACAAACTATATTTTTTGCTATCATTACACAAAAAGATAAGCTTACCCAAGGTGGAGGAATTGATGATGAATGTATTGAGGTTTTGTTTTTAAGCCTAAAAAATGCAAAACAATTCATTAACGATGATAGTATCATCAAAACTTCCGGGCTTGTTTATGCTATAAAATGGTATTTAGATAATTTTACAAAGGAAATAAAATGCTAA
- a CDS encoding peptidoglycan DD-metalloendopeptidase family protein, with translation MRKALLLFFLCFSISFGAVGEKPLWEKGSTLLTFFEQNSIPLKLYYNLSSQDKELTAEIYAGISYYTLRDDNGDLLQALIPISEDVQIHIYKDNDDYKMDFIPIVSFSVEKILTLSVQKSPYQDIVDATGDINLANEFINAYKKSINFKKFVIKDDKLAIIYTRKYRLGKPFGSPDIKATMIETNKKPHYIFSYNGRYYDKSAKEVAGFLLEVPVQYTRISSRFSYGRVHPILKIIRPHYGIDYAARIGTPIHAASDGKIIYIGVKGGYGKTIEINHGNGIKTLYGHMSAFAKGIHMGMYVKKGQIIGKVGSTGISTGPHLHFGVYKNNRPVDPLGSIRTTKSELKGKAKKDFIQLAKKYQEEIDKALQKTSFDEQKAHVSIREES, from the coding sequence ATGAGAAAGGCTTTATTATTGTTTTTTCTGTGTTTTTCTATAAGTTTTGGAGCTGTAGGAGAGAAGCCTTTATGGGAAAAAGGCTCAACGTTACTTACTTTTTTTGAACAAAATAGTATCCCCTTGAAACTTTATTACAACTTGTCTTCTCAAGACAAAGAACTTACAGCAGAAATATATGCAGGAATTTCTTATTATACCTTACGTGATGATAATGGAGATTTGCTTCAAGCTCTTATTCCTATTAGCGAAGATGTGCAAATCCATATTTACAAGGATAATGATGATTATAAAATGGACTTTATCCCTATTGTTTCTTTTTCTGTTGAAAAAATTCTTACCCTTTCTGTGCAAAAATCTCCTTATCAAGATATAGTAGATGCAACCGGAGATATTAATCTTGCCAATGAATTTATCAATGCATATAAAAAAAGCATTAATTTCAAAAAATTTGTGATTAAAGATGATAAACTTGCTATTATTTATACAAGAAAATATCGATTAGGCAAACCCTTTGGTTCTCCGGATATTAAAGCAACTATGATTGAAACAAATAAAAAACCTCACTATATATTTTCTTACAATGGCAGATATTACGATAAAAGCGCCAAGGAAGTGGCGGGGTTTTTATTAGAAGTTCCGGTGCAATATACAAGAATTTCTTCAAGATTTTCTTATGGAAGAGTGCATCCTATTTTGAAGATTATACGTCCCCATTATGGGATTGATTATGCTGCAAGAATTGGCACTCCAATTCATGCAGCCTCTGATGGAAAAATCATCTATATTGGGGTCAAAGGTGGTTATGGTAAAACAATTGAAATCAATCATGGAAATGGGATTAAAACCCTTTATGGACATATGAGTGCTTTTGCAAAAGGAATTCATATGGGTATGTATGTCAAAAAAGGTCAAATTATTGGAAAGGTTGGAAGTACCGGTATTAGCACGGGTCCTCATTTGCATTTTGGAGTCTATAAGAACAATCGCCCTGTTGATCCGCTCGGAAGTATTCGAACCACAAAAAGCGAACTCAAAGGTAAAGCAAAAAAAGATTTCATACAACTTGCCAAAAAATACCAAGAAGAAATAGACAAAGCTCTTCAAAAAACTTCTTTTGATGAACAAAAAGCCCATGTTTCAATCCGGGAGGAATCATGA
- a CDS encoding flagellar biosynthesis anti-sigma factor FlgM, with product MINAVGTTKSTLITNENKKFSENIKAQQTKEIANQKAQIKESVKNNTYQIDLQKTSEKMALNLLNL from the coding sequence ATGATAAATGCAGTGGGTACTACTAAAAGCACTTTAATTACTAATGAAAATAAAAAATTTTCCGAAAACATCAAAGCGCAACAAACTAAAGAAATTGCTAACCAAAAAGCCCAAATTAAAGAATCTGTCAAGAATAATACTTATCAAATTGATCTCCAAAAAACTTCAGAAAAAATGGCACTAAATTTGCTTAATCTATAA
- the flgK gene encoding flagellar hook-associated protein FlgK — protein MGGILSSLNTSYTGLQAHQLMVDTTGNNISNASDEFYSRQRVLARPEKPIAYQDLNIGRGVEVSSIQRIHDEFVFARYSKAAQEREFYDTDFSNLREASAYFPDVDGVGIYNDLEQYFNAWKDLAKNAKDPAQKQVLAKNTEVLTHNIKDTRQRLTTLQHKASEELESTIKEVNTLGSQIAQINQRLREMEDSKTFKQANELRDRRDQLEFHLREIIGGNVFKDNIKTNSLNDKKTADFDNGYVLNIAHGFNIVDGVIFHPLVIKKENNSDFLNRIYFRGDDHKDVDITDNLDEGKAGALIGLYNTGYDGTKVGKLQNYINLLDSFAKGLIEATNSIYAQSASHQIQSTQLEFEDDEALKDTNYNIKNGTFDLIAYNTDGKQIAKKTITIDNTTTMRDIVNAINANTDDNHDNNPDNDFDDFFKAYYDNDSKKFYIQAKEPSKGFYVSLKDNGTNFTGSLSINPFFEGNSAQNIRLNTKYKNDATYIRPWLAPISGNFDVANMMQQLQYEKVDFYDNKLNINQMKLSEFYQYVAGKVATDTEKSQQILDTKKSVYEATKKEHLAISQVSIDEEMVNLIKFQGGYAANAKVITAIDRMIDTLLSIKQ, from the coding sequence ATGGGCGGTATCTTATCTTCACTCAATACTTCATATACCGGACTTCAAGCTCATCAACTCATGGTGGATACGACAGGGAATAACATTTCTAATGCTAGCGATGAATTTTATAGCCGACAAAGAGTACTTGCCAGACCTGAAAAACCTATTGCTTATCAGGATTTAAATATTGGTCGTGGAGTAGAAGTGAGTTCTATTCAGAGAATTCATGATGAATTTGTGTTTGCCAGATATTCTAAGGCAGCCCAAGAACGCGAATTTTATGATACTGATTTTAGCAATCTCAGAGAAGCTTCAGCTTATTTTCCGGATGTTGATGGCGTAGGGATTTACAATGACTTAGAGCAATATTTTAATGCTTGGAAGGACTTAGCTAAAAATGCCAAAGATCCTGCGCAAAAACAAGTGCTTGCAAAAAATACAGAGGTTTTGACTCATAATATCAAAGATACAAGACAAAGGCTTACCACCTTGCAGCATAAGGCTAGCGAAGAACTTGAAAGCACCATTAAAGAAGTCAATACATTAGGATCTCAAATTGCCCAAATCAACCAACGTCTTAGAGAAATGGAAGATTCCAAAACATTTAAGCAAGCTAATGAACTTCGCGACAGAAGAGATCAGCTTGAATTTCACTTGAGGGAAATTATTGGGGGAAATGTATTTAAAGATAATATCAAGACCAATTCTCTTAATGATAAAAAAACAGCTGATTTTGATAATGGGTATGTTTTAAATATTGCGCATGGATTTAATATTGTCGATGGAGTGATTTTTCATCCCCTTGTCATCAAAAAAGAAAACAACTCTGATTTTCTTAATCGTATTTATTTCCGTGGTGATGATCATAAAGATGTAGATATTACTGATAATCTTGATGAAGGAAAAGCCGGGGCACTTATAGGATTATACAACACAGGTTATGATGGGACAAAAGTAGGTAAGCTCCAAAATTACATCAATCTGCTGGATTCCTTTGCTAAGGGACTTATAGAGGCAACTAATTCTATCTATGCTCAGAGTGCAAGCCATCAAATACAAAGCACTCAACTTGAGTTTGAAGATGATGAAGCTCTCAAAGATACTAATTATAATATTAAAAATGGCACTTTTGATTTGATAGCTTACAATACAGATGGCAAGCAAATAGCAAAAAAAACAATCACTATTGATAATACCACCACAATGAGAGATATTGTTAATGCTATCAACGCAAATACGGATGATAACCATGACAATAATCCAGATAATGATTTTGATGATTTTTTTAAAGCTTACTATGATAATGATTCCAAAAAATTTTATATACAAGCAAAAGAACCATCTAAAGGCTTTTATGTTTCTCTTAAGGATAATGGAACTAACTTTACAGGATCATTGAGTATCAATCCATTTTTTGAGGGGAATAGCGCTCAAAATATTCGTCTCAATACCAAGTATAAAAATGATGCTACTTATATTAGGCCATGGCTCGCCCCTATTAGTGGGAACTTTGATGTTGCAAATATGATGCAACAACTTCAATATGAAAAAGTCGATTTCTATGATAACAAACTCAATATCAACCAAATGAAGTTAAGTGAATTTTACCAATATGTCGCCGGTAAGGTTGCTACAGATACTGAAAAATCTCAACAAATACTGGATACTAAAAAATCCGTCTATGAGGCTACTAAAAAAGAACATCTTGCTATTTCTCAAGTGAGCATTGATGAAGAAATGGTTAATCTTATCAAATTCCAGGGTGGATATGCAGCAAATGCTAAGGTTATCACCGCTATAGATAGAATGATTGATACTCTTTTGAGCATTAAACAATAA
- a CDS encoding TIGR02757 family protein: MIKNLKKLLDNYYELKNNPLQITQSNPDPLLVVRDYRNHEFFEEIALICALLSYGNAKQILSTLQKLDFSLLNTSVACIQKASFPFYRFQTSADIKNLFIAIYQTIHTSKLKNLIIEGYHKHQNVIDGIHCGIYHLSEILEKSNYKTKGIDFLLGKIQPNPKGSSPLKRWNMFLRWMVRKDNLDFGVWQEIHKAKLVLPLDTHTFRICTQLDLLQRKTYDLYAALLATQSLRRLDPLDPVKYDFALYRMGQEKTKIQN; this comes from the coding sequence ATGATAAAAAATCTCAAAAAATTGCTGGATAATTATTATGAATTAAAAAACAATCCTCTCCAAATCACTCAATCTAATCCCGATCCTCTCCTTGTTGTAAGGGATTATAGAAATCATGAATTTTTTGAAGAAATCGCTCTTATTTGTGCCCTACTCTCTTATGGCAATGCAAAACAAATCTTAAGCACACTCCAAAAATTAGATTTTTCATTATTAAATACATCTGTTGCGTGTATTCAAAAAGCTTCTTTTCCTTTTTATCGTTTTCAAACTTCTGCAGATATTAAAAATTTATTTATAGCTATTTATCAAACTATCCATACATCCAAACTCAAAAACCTCATCATTGAGGGTTACCATAAACACCAAAATGTGATTGATGGAATCCATTGCGGTATTTATCATCTTTCTGAAATACTTGAAAAATCTAATTATAAGACCAAAGGAATAGATTTTTTGCTTGGAAAAATCCAACCAAATCCCAAAGGAAGTTCTCCTTTAAAACGTTGGAATATGTTTTTGAGATGGATGGTGAGAAAAGACAATCTTGATTTTGGAGTATGGCAAGAAATACATAAGGCTAAGCTTGTTTTGCCGCTTGATACCCATACTTTTCGTATCTGTACTCAATTGGATTTACTCCAAAGAAAGACTTATGATTTATATGCTGCCTTACTTGCAACCCAATCACTAAGAAGGCTCGATCCTCTTGACCCTGTTAAATATGATTTTGCTCTTTATCGAATGGGTCAAGAAAAAACCAAAATTCAAAATTAA
- a CDS encoding GNAT family N-acetyltransferase, with translation MPDFKQARTQSQIQAIHTLAQIIWKEHYASILTQKQIQYMLDKFQSFEAIKQQINQGYQYFQILDNTKPVGYFAFIQRVDEIAVQKSHQVQTNAIFLSKLYIEKTYRQQGIAKSIIIFLKKMAQNLEIYHIWLTVNKQNFHSIEAYKKLGFIIYREDCTDIAKGYKMDDYYMKIDFSPIK, from the coding sequence ATGCCGGATTTCAAACAAGCACGCACTCAATCACAAATCCAAGCCATCCATACATTGGCTCAAATTATTTGGAAAGAACATTATGCCTCTATTCTTACGCAAAAACAAATTCAATATATGCTTGATAAATTCCAAAGTTTTGAAGCTATCAAGCAACAAATAAACCAAGGATACCAATACTTTCAAATCCTGGATAATACAAAACCGGTAGGGTATTTTGCATTTATTCAAAGAGTTGATGAGATTGCTGTGCAAAAGTCTCATCAAGTGCAAACTAATGCAATTTTTCTAAGCAAACTCTATATTGAAAAAACTTATCGCCAACAAGGCATTGCTAAATCCATTATAATCTTTCTTAAAAAAATGGCTCAAAATTTGGAAATTTATCATATTTGGCTTACAGTCAATAAACAAAATTTTCATTCTATTGAAGCGTATAAGAAGTTAGGTTTTATCATCTATAGAGAAGATTGTACAGATATTGCTAAAGGCTATAAAATGGATGATTATTATATGAAAATAGATTTTAGTCCCATTAAATAA
- a CDS encoding anaerobic ribonucleoside-triphosphate reductase activating protein yields MNLNVNKLQKPIYNLTPFSMLDYPDKLACIVWFTGCNLRCQYCYNTEIVEGNGNFEISEILNFLDTRVGLLDGVVFSGGEASLYAELEDFASKIKRKGFLIKLDTNGSSPKKLKRMLENKILDYVALDFKSPVYKSFKITQSHTIYENFLSSLEILQSFEIPFEVRTTVHSDLLNKDDILKMSEILWDNGYRGKYFLQDYIGEKKTFSPLKTSHNKKQNISYKEIEIIWR; encoded by the coding sequence TTGAATCTAAATGTAAATAAATTACAAAAACCTATTTATAACTTAACGCCTTTTAGTATGCTTGATTATCCTGATAAACTTGCGTGTATTGTGTGGTTTACAGGTTGTAATTTGAGATGTCAATATTGTTATAATACTGAGATTGTAGAAGGAAATGGGAATTTTGAAATCTCTGAGATTTTAAACTTTTTGGATACAAGAGTAGGTTTGCTTGATGGTGTTGTTTTTAGTGGTGGGGAGGCAAGTTTGTATGCAGAGCTTGAGGATTTTGCATCTAAAATCAAGAGAAAAGGATTTCTCATAAAACTTGATACAAATGGGTCTTCACCCAAAAAACTTAAAAGAATGCTTGAAAATAAAATTTTGGATTATGTTGCTCTAGATTTTAAATCACCTGTCTATAAAAGCTTCAAGATTACCCAAAGTCATACAATTTATGAAAATTTTCTTTCTTCTCTTGAGATTTTACAAAGTTTTGAGATACCCTTTGAAGTGCGCACAACCGTTCATAGTGATCTTTTAAATAAAGATGATATTTTGAAAATGAGTGAAATTTTGTGGGATAATGGCTATAGAGGTAAATATTTTTTGCAAGATTATATTGGAGAAAAAAAGACTTTTAGCCCGCTTAAAACCAGTCATAACAAAAAACAAAATATCTCATATAAGGAAATAGAAATTATTTGGAGATAA
- the nrdD gene encoding anaerobic ribonucleoside-triphosphate reductase, with protein sequence MKKENNKLESKRVKCMVYTRVMGYHRPVESFNIGKIGEHKERKFFLESKCK encoded by the coding sequence ATGAAAAAAGAAAATAATAAACTTGAATCAAAAAGAGTAAAATGTATGGTTTATACTCGTGTAATGGGTTATCACAGACCTGTAGAAAGTTTTAATATTGGTAAAATTGGTGAGCATAAAGAAAGAAAATTTTTCCTTGAATCTAAATGTAAATAA
- a CDS encoding ribonucleoside triphosphate reductase, producing the protein MKKLNFPIFIYKRDGTKQNFTPYKIEDAINKAYKSVGKISRKEIHDKVFENIIKNQIQNVEAIQDVIEKEIFRAGDFEVLKSFMNYRFLHKMQRETQNGCYEGTTFVDSTQSVEEYINKTDWRIQANANTSYSNAGLVNNLAGKIIANYWLDSVYSPREGHAHRDGDIHIHDLDCLTGYCAGWSLRALLNEGFNGVRGRVESKPPKHFREALGQMANFLGILQSEWAGAQAFSSFDTYLAPYVFKDALSYSEIKKAIKSFVYNLNVPARWGQSPFTNITIDWSVPDDLKDQIPTSNDIHLFKNFHNEVLEEEAKKRGVSSLQAMTYKHFLPEMNLINKAYYEVMTEGDKNSQPFTFPIPTVNITQDFDWNNPNCEILFENTAKIGSSYFQNFIGSQYMRDKNGNLVENKDAYKPNAVRSMCCRLQLDLRELLKRGGGLFGSAEMTGSIGVVTINMARLGYQYKGNKKRLYSKLTELMDIAKSTLEKKRVVICDLFERGLYPYTKRYLPHFNHHFSTIGVNGINEMIRNFTEDKTDITSEFGEKFCLEILDFMREKIKSYQEETGNLYNLEATPAEGTTYRFAKEDKKRFPDIIQAGFDEHIYYTNSSQLPVNYTDDPFEALQKQDILQTKYTGGTVLHLYMREKISSSLACKELVKKVISNFRLPYITITPVFSICPKHGYLNGEHEYCPKCDEEMEMN; encoded by the coding sequence ATGAAAAAATTAAATTTTCCAATTTTTATCTACAAAAGAGATGGAACCAAGCAAAACTTTACACCTTATAAAATTGAAGATGCAATTAACAAAGCCTATAAAAGTGTTGGCAAAATCTCTCGAAAGGAAATTCATGATAAAGTATTTGAAAATATCATCAAAAATCAAATACAAAATGTCGAAGCTATTCAAGATGTTATTGAAAAGGAGATATTTCGGGCAGGGGATTTTGAAGTTTTAAAGAGTTTTATGAATTATAGATTTTTACATAAAATGCAAAGAGAGACTCAAAATGGATGTTATGAAGGCACTACTTTTGTAGATAGCACACAAAGTGTAGAAGAATATATCAATAAAACAGATTGGCGTATCCAAGCAAATGCCAATACAAGTTATTCCAATGCCGGCTTAGTCAATAATCTTGCAGGAAAAATTATTGCTAATTATTGGCTTGATAGTGTTTATTCTCCAAGAGAAGGGCATGCCCACAGGGATGGCGATATTCATATACACGACCTTGATTGTCTTACGGGTTATTGTGCAGGTTGGAGTTTGCGAGCATTACTTAATGAAGGCTTTAATGGCGTGAGGGGCAGGGTAGAGTCAAAGCCTCCTAAACATTTTAGAGAGGCATTAGGGCAAATGGCAAATTTCTTAGGGATTTTGCAGAGTGAATGGGCAGGGGCACAGGCTTTTAGTTCATTTGATACCTATCTTGCTCCTTATGTCTTTAAAGATGCCTTGAGTTATTCCGAAATTAAAAAAGCAATCAAGAGTTTTGTTTATAATCTAAATGTTCCTGCAAGATGGGGACAATCGCCATTCACTAATATTACTATTGATTGGAGTGTTCCTGATGATCTCAAAGATCAAATACCTACAAGCAACGATATACATTTATTTAAAAATTTTCACAATGAAGTCTTAGAAGAGGAAGCCAAAAAACGTGGTGTATCCAGTCTCCAAGCAATGACTTATAAGCATTTTTTGCCTGAAATGAATCTTATTAATAAAGCCTATTATGAAGTGATGACAGAGGGAGATAAAAACTCTCAACCCTTCACTTTTCCAATCCCTACAGTCAATATTACTCAAGATTTTGATTGGAATAATCCAAATTGTGAAATTTTATTTGAAAATACAGCCAAAATTGGTTCAAGTTATTTCCAAAATTTTATTGGCAGTCAATATATGCGTGATAAAAATGGTAACCTTGTTGAAAACAAAGATGCCTATAAACCCAATGCAGTTAGGAGCATGTGTTGCAGGCTTCAACTAGATCTTAGAGAATTACTCAAAAGAGGAGGGGGTCTATTTGGGAGCGCAGAAATGACAGGGTCTATTGGTGTTGTTACAATCAATATGGCAAGACTTGGTTATCAATATAAAGGCAATAAAAAAAGATTGTATTCAAAACTTACGGAATTAATGGATATTGCTAAATCAACTTTAGAAAAAAAACGTGTGGTTATTTGCGATCTTTTTGAGCGTGGTCTTTATCCTTATACCAAAAGGTATTTGCCTCATTTTAACCATCATTTTTCAACAATTGGTGTCAATGGTATCAATGAAATGATACGAAATTTTACTGAGGACAAGACCGATATTACGAGTGAATTTGGAGAGAAATTTTGTTTAGAAATTCTTGATTTTATGCGAGAAAAAATAAAATCTTATCAAGAAGAAACAGGTAATTTATATAACCTTGAAGCTACACCGGCAGAAGGGACTACTTATCGTTTTGCCAAAGAAGATAAAAAAAGATTCCCTGATATTATTCAAGCGGGATTTGATGAGCATATTTATTATACGAATAGTTCCCAACTTCCTGTCAATTACACTGATGATCCCTTTGAAGCGCTTCAAAAACAAGATATTCTCCAAACAAAATATACAGGCGGAACAGTATTGCATTTATATATGAGAGAAAAAATTAGTTCATCTTTGGCATGTAAAGAGCTTGTAAAGAAAGTAATCAGTAATTTTAGGTTGCCCTATATTACAATCACCCCTGTTTTTAGTATTTGTCCTAAACATGGATACCTTAATGGAGAACATGAATATTGTCCAAAATGCGATGAAGAAATGGAAATGAATTAA